In Streptomyces sp. KMM 9044, one DNA window encodes the following:
- a CDS encoding transposase — translation MPPPRSGPTAQGHFPPWRTVHSIFTRWFQDGDVDAVHNDLRDLVRQAEGRETDPTAAIIDSQSVRAAETVGADSRAYDAGKKVAGRKRHVITDCLGLLLVVIVTTASVQDHDGAKPALTHLRELFETIPLVWADGGYADKLVTRARTKLRLTLEIVGHSEPFPVTDHGGLLGNVTVAVRDDAGWWDGDSMPDMSGASGRNGSAKITFRTTRGSTWRPVSPTPPCSMSAGRPPSTLRGCCAGTANSSGPAGAPARWASSGRRCSCCAGSSTAPGRPNLRGTTASRCRPPTATCTRD, via the coding sequence ATGCCGCCACCGCGCTCTGGGCCGACCGCACAAGGTCACTTCCCTCCCTGGCGGACCGTGCACTCGATCTTCACCCGCTGGTTCCAGGACGGCGACGTCGATGCGGTCCACAACGACCTACGCGACCTGGTGCGACAGGCAGAGGGGCGGGAGACGGACCCCACAGCGGCGATCATCGACTCCCAGTCCGTGCGGGCGGCGGAAACCGTCGGCGCCGACAGCCGTGCATACGACGCGGGGAAGAAAGTGGCAGGCCGGAAGCGTCACGTGATCACAGACTGCCTCGGCCTGCTCCTGGTCGTCATCGTCACCACCGCGAGCGTGCAGGACCACGACGGCGCCAAGCCCGCACTGACCCACCTACGCGAACTCTTCGAGACGATCCCCCTGGTATGGGCCGACGGCGGCTACGCCGACAAGCTCGTGACCCGGGCCAGGACGAAGCTCCGCCTCACCCTGGAGATCGTCGGGCACAGTGAGCCTTTCCCAGTAACAGATCATGGAGGTCTTCTCGGCAACGTGACGGTTGCGGTGCGTGATGATGCCGGGTGGTGGGACGGTGACTCGATGCCGGACATGAGTGGAGCCTCTGGTAGGAACGGGTCTGCGAAGATCACGTTCCGCACAACCAGAGGCTCCACGTGGCGTCCAGTATCACCTACACCGCCGTGCTCGATGTCCGCAGGGCGACCGCCGAGCACCTTGCGAGGCTGCTGCGCGGGCACCGCGAACAGCTCGGGACCCGCAGGGGCACCCGCGCGCTGGGCGTCTTCCGGCAGGCGGTGCTCGTGCTGCGCCGGTTCGTCGACGGCACCCGGCCGGCCCAACTTGCGCGGGACAACGGCATCTCGGTGCCGACCGCCTACCGCTACCTGCACGAGGGACTGA
- a CDS encoding sigma factor-like helix-turn-helix DNA-binding protein has protein sequence MNSATSAFVTHRDLLFTIAHEMLGSAADAEDVLQETWLWWASVDLGAVCDQRACLVRITTRQALGRLRTFGRHRESVGPWLPEPLLTTPDVAEEVELADSVSMAILLVLETLTPTERAVFVLCEVFDLGYDETAEAVGESPAAVRRIAHPARAHVAARRPRGVVSPAGTRGALDTFRRAVEAGDLQGLLDTLAPDVVFLGDGGEAEEAVLRPVVGADKVARLLAAGSGGAAAGTSPRPAEVNGHPALVLRLDGALDTVVAVRIDDGLVTGLYAVRNSEKPSRAERTGMTKRGALGRSPWATASANVSDEYLHRKE, from the coding sequence GTGAACTCCGCCACCAGCGCGTTCGTCACCCATAGAGACCTGCTGTTCACCATCGCCCACGAGATGCTCGGCTCGGCCGCCGACGCGGAGGACGTCCTGCAGGAGACCTGGTTGTGGTGGGCGAGCGTCGATCTCGGCGCGGTGTGCGACCAGCGCGCCTGTCTGGTCCGGATCACCACCCGTCAGGCGCTGGGCCGGCTGCGTACGTTTGGCCGCCACAGGGAGTCCGTCGGCCCCTGGCTGCCCGAGCCGCTGCTCACCACGCCCGATGTGGCCGAGGAGGTCGAGCTGGCCGACAGCGTCTCGATGGCGATCCTGCTGGTGCTGGAGACACTCACGCCGACCGAGCGGGCGGTGTTCGTGCTGTGCGAGGTGTTCGACCTCGGGTACGACGAGACCGCCGAAGCCGTCGGCGAGAGCCCGGCCGCGGTCCGCCGGATCGCGCACCCGGCACGGGCACACGTCGCGGCGCGCCGGCCGCGTGGGGTCGTCTCCCCGGCCGGAACCCGGGGCGCGCTCGACACGTTCCGGCGGGCGGTCGAAGCGGGTGATCTGCAGGGTCTGCTCGACACCCTCGCGCCGGACGTCGTCTTCCTGGGTGACGGTGGCGAAGCCGAGGAGGCCGTCCTGCGGCCCGTCGTGGGGGCCGACAAGGTGGCCCGCCTGCTGGCCGCCGGGTCGGGCGGGGCCGCCGCCGGGACGTCGCCGCGGCCGGCGGAGGTCAACGGCCACCCGGCACTGGTCCTCCGGCTCGACGGCGCGCTCGACACCGTCGTGGCGGTGCGTATCGACGACGGCCTCGTCACCGGGCTCTACGCCGTGCGCAACTCCGAGAAGCCGTCGCGTGCCGAGCGGACCGGTATGACGAAACGAGGAGCCCTCGGCAGATCCCCATGGGCGACCGCATCGGCCAACGTCTCTGACGAGTACCTGCACAGGAAGGAGTGA
- a CDS encoding DUF6009 family protein: MSSLIAEDELVHEAGFVWLEDTGTLDYVRQSLDRLPTRRGRPAYHRDGRMVGYALLRPEAKPSRSSGTFRRRVFWLLPHDRDTAPDGLYATGAPAEAVDPRTLAPGSKGRKTERSKGMLV; the protein is encoded by the coding sequence ATGAGCTCTCTCATCGCGGAGGACGAACTCGTGCACGAGGCCGGCTTCGTGTGGCTGGAGGACACCGGCACGCTCGACTACGTCCGTCAGAGCCTTGACCGGCTGCCCACCCGCCGCGGCAGGCCCGCCTACCACCGCGACGGTCGCATGGTCGGCTACGCCCTGCTCCGCCCCGAGGCCAAGCCGTCCCGCTCCTCGGGCACCTTCCGCCGCCGGGTGTTCTGGCTGCTGCCACACGACCGGGACACCGCCCCCGACGGCCTGTACGCGACCGGTGCACCGGCCGAGGCAGTGGACCCGCGCACCCTGGCCCCCGGCAGCAAAGGACGCAAGACCGAACGCTCCAAGGGCATGTTGGTGTAG
- a CDS encoding MarR family transcriptional regulator has translation MGAVRRLVDADTGEALPYAPYAFSGEHIQVDKVRVEAITESKEFTPSQKYMVLWWIGVSPQGMAPLRATGADIAKKVGMTADAVGKINRKLLKRRILIERGRIGNYRLYRVSPYIAFHGTGIEQREAIRTCNPPDIPGFDNTTPSPWEAQ, from the coding sequence TTGGGAGCAGTACGCAGACTGGTCGATGCCGATACCGGCGAGGCCCTCCCATACGCGCCCTACGCCTTCTCGGGTGAGCACATCCAGGTGGACAAGGTCAGAGTCGAAGCGATCACCGAGAGCAAGGAATTCACCCCGAGCCAGAAGTACATGGTGCTGTGGTGGATCGGTGTTTCCCCCCAGGGCATGGCGCCACTGAGGGCGACCGGCGCGGACATCGCCAAGAAGGTCGGGATGACCGCCGACGCCGTCGGCAAGATCAATCGGAAGCTGCTCAAGCGGCGGATCCTGATTGAGCGGGGGCGCATCGGCAACTACAGGCTCTACCGAGTCAGTCCTTACATTGCCTTCCACGGGACCGGTATTGAGCAACGGGAAGCGATCAGGACGTGCAACCCGCCGGACATCCCCGGCTTCGACAACACGACCCCTTCACCGTGGGAGGCCCAGTGA
- a CDS encoding DUF6417 family protein, whose translation MDGYEHIDIDLDEILSARTETAERLALLTLEEAYDVLRLLVTVPQEGGPLSRDADRLAKAIAVRIPSEN comes from the coding sequence ATGGACGGCTACGAGCACATCGACATCGACCTGGACGAGATTCTCTCCGCGCGGACGGAGACGGCGGAGCGCCTGGCGCTGCTGACGTTGGAGGAGGCTTACGACGTGTTGCGCCTCCTGGTGACCGTTCCGCAGGAGGGTGGGCCGTTGTCGAGGGATGCGGACCGGTTGGCAAAGGCCATCGCTGTCCGTATCCCATCGGAGAACTGA
- a CDS encoding bifunctional DNA primase/polymerase, producing the protein MVPGLRGSHSRTTWQASAGRSLAIARWCAGRGWPVHPLAPGRKTPAGNCDACRAPGHTHRGCGCQAAGRWCHGFHAATLDLALIERWWGANPGLGVGIACGPAGLVVLDIDAHERRLPRPEGLLPGIEISASIDLTGLANGFHTIGVLAALRASPSPADDETTLRVRTPSGGLHVWYRAHHGHRWQCSTGSGGRALAWQVDVRAHGGYIVAPGTVTEAGAYEAVGVVRHPAPLPGWLAEELKRTGHLPPVQGRASRPVPSRARQAVLAAGGSHETASRVLAPLLGEVAACAVVPEGAAFSEKLNRAAYTAGGLVSGGRLGADEAERVLREIAEQARPGQERRCAAIIRSGLDAGLRRPLSPGGRA; encoded by the coding sequence ATGGTCCCTGGGCTGAGGGGCTCTCACAGCCGGACAACGTGGCAGGCCTCCGCCGGACGGTCGCTGGCGATCGCGCGGTGGTGTGCCGGCCGGGGCTGGCCCGTTCACCCGCTCGCTCCGGGGCGCAAGACCCCAGCAGGCAACTGCGACGCCTGCCGAGCGCCAGGGCACACCCACCGGGGCTGCGGCTGCCAGGCGGCCGGCCGCTGGTGTCACGGATTCCACGCCGCCACCCTGGACCTCGCCCTGATCGAACGGTGGTGGGGCGCCAACCCGGGACTGGGCGTCGGCATCGCCTGCGGCCCCGCCGGCCTGGTGGTCCTCGACATCGATGCGCACGAACGCCGGCTGCCGCGCCCGGAAGGGCTGCTGCCCGGTATCGAGATCTCCGCGAGCATCGATCTGACCGGGCTGGCCAATGGCTTCCACACGATCGGCGTCCTGGCCGCTCTGCGGGCCTCTCCCAGCCCGGCGGACGACGAGACGACCCTGCGCGTGCGCACGCCCTCCGGGGGCCTGCACGTGTGGTACCGGGCCCATCACGGGCACCGCTGGCAATGTTCCACCGGATCGGGCGGCCGAGCCCTGGCCTGGCAGGTCGACGTGCGGGCGCACGGTGGGTACATCGTCGCTCCCGGCACCGTGACCGAGGCCGGGGCGTACGAGGCGGTGGGGGTGGTGCGCCATCCTGCACCGTTGCCCGGATGGCTGGCGGAGGAACTGAAGCGTACCGGGCATCTGCCGCCCGTGCAGGGGCGCGCATCCAGGCCGGTGCCGTCGCGGGCCCGGCAGGCCGTCCTTGCCGCGGGAGGCAGCCACGAGACCGCGAGCCGGGTGCTGGCCCCGCTGCTCGGGGAGGTGGCCGCCTGTGCGGTCGTACCGGAAGGGGCCGCGTTCTCCGAGAAGTTGAACCGTGCCGCCTACACCGCGGGAGGGCTGGTCTCCGGCGGCCGGCTTGGCGCGGACGAGGCGGAGCGGGTGCTGCGAGAGATTGCCGAACAGGCCCGGCCGGGGCAGGAGCGGCGCTGCGCCGCCATCATCCGCAGCGGACTGGACGCGGGACTGCGCCGGCCGCTGTCCCCGGGGGGACGCGCGTGA
- a CDS encoding NACHT N-terminal helical domain 7-containing protein, with protein MGVRRGARRLLSFSDALSLLGSDLPVLAALDRALGEALNFATGAVGDGLVQIADARGSVPMLGRAAVWGQTSALSLLARRTWTEQGRERRPPCGLAP; from the coding sequence ATGGGGGTGCGGCGTGGGGCACGCAGGCTGCTGTCGTTTTCAGACGCATTGTCGCTACTGGGCAGTGACCTGCCTGTCCTCGCAGCGCTGGATCGGGCACTCGGTGAGGCGCTGAACTTCGCAACAGGCGCGGTCGGCGACGGCCTTGTGCAGATTGCCGACGCCAGAGGCAGCGTGCCGATGCTCGGCCGAGCCGCCGTGTGGGGTCAGACTTCCGCCCTGTCCCTCCTGGCGCGGCGTACATGGACCGAGCAGGGCAGGGAACGGAGACCACCCTGCGGGCTGGCGCCCTGA
- a CDS encoding replication initiation protein, RepL2 produces MNNDDKRKLLDVLHRTAGMTANQRLVIMLYAMHPTDRAGAVVETGAKLAELVGMSPTVFSRTRRQVVEAGWLEESERLAHISYYRLSAKCTGEDVVVPLRRAT; encoded by the coding sequence GTGAACAACGACGACAAGCGCAAGCTTCTGGACGTCCTCCACCGCACAGCAGGCATGACCGCCAACCAGCGCCTGGTCATCATGCTCTACGCGATGCACCCCACCGACCGCGCCGGTGCCGTCGTGGAGACCGGAGCCAAGCTCGCCGAGCTCGTCGGCATGTCCCCGACCGTGTTCTCCCGCACCCGGCGCCAGGTCGTAGAGGCCGGATGGCTCGAGGAATCCGAGCGGCTCGCTCACATCAGTTACTACCGGCTCAGTGCGAAGTGCACCGGCGAGGACGTCGTCGTCCCCCTGCGCCGCGCGACCTGA
- a CDS encoding helix-turn-helix domain-containing protein, whose amino-acid sequence MPNRERSGRSRALVNTATGEVHELLEREDEAARRRSYTFGGRHGQFSFERVLAMLAADSGITGNEFRLFFYCGIMTYNGKGGATAVEAAEYLGLTPQATRRMAKKLAEHKMLLVADVIGRTIKYRVTPHIVSSLPGREQSEEAAAYHLPTLPGRPAQRRRA is encoded by the coding sequence GTGCCAAATCGGGAGCGCAGTGGACGCAGCCGTGCGCTGGTCAACACCGCGACTGGTGAGGTCCACGAGCTGCTGGAACGGGAAGACGAGGCCGCCCGACGTAGGTCCTACACCTTCGGCGGCCGGCACGGCCAGTTCAGCTTTGAGCGGGTCCTCGCCATGCTCGCGGCCGATTCAGGGATCACCGGTAACGAGTTCCGGTTGTTCTTCTACTGCGGGATCATGACGTACAACGGCAAGGGCGGCGCCACAGCAGTGGAGGCCGCCGAATACCTCGGGCTAACCCCGCAAGCCACGAGGAGGATGGCGAAGAAGCTGGCCGAGCACAAGATGCTCCTGGTAGCTGATGTGATCGGTCGAACCATCAAGTACCGGGTGACTCCGCACATCGTCTCCAGTCTCCCCGGACGGGAACAGTCCGAAGAAGCAGCCGCCTACCACCTGCCGACACTGCCGGGTCGTCCGGCGCAGCGACGAAGGGCCTGA
- a CDS encoding ParB/RepB/Spo0J family partition protein: protein MSRADQLGAGRFGGGVRPVSARRQAVAAATGVPTEGIAPPTELPVDRISLNPDNPRSTLGDLTDLAGSLKTHGQKQAITVMNRDAYIKANPNREADLEPDTTHIVIDGSSRLAAAREAGLVTLKVMVSDDQGTTSEELLESALVANIHRQDLEELDEARALQRLLAIHGSQRALAKRLHRSQGWVSQRLALLNLTPELQSRIGRESIDLLRAVGNKPADQQEAALEELKAERARKDEKARVAKAEEKQQAKDTSAEGGAGKSVGDYAVITNVPNEASVRGTTAATPEAIPEPRSDSPAPATSENAAAEEARVRKVPYDEPGSLAMLLDRKIPAEDVFFDLLRFLSTKALERNPSRLGELARSLAEQAATRVD, encoded by the coding sequence GTGAGCAGGGCCGACCAGCTCGGCGCCGGCCGGTTCGGCGGGGGAGTACGTCCCGTCAGCGCACGCCGCCAGGCCGTCGCTGCAGCCACCGGAGTCCCCACCGAAGGCATCGCCCCGCCCACAGAGCTCCCCGTAGACCGCATCAGTCTCAACCCCGACAACCCCCGCTCCACACTCGGAGACCTCACCGACCTTGCGGGCAGCCTGAAAACCCACGGCCAGAAGCAGGCGATCACGGTCATGAACCGCGATGCCTACATCAAAGCCAACCCCAACCGCGAAGCCGACCTCGAACCGGACACCACCCACATCGTCATCGACGGCAGCAGTCGCCTCGCAGCCGCCCGCGAAGCCGGACTCGTCACCCTCAAAGTCATGGTCAGCGACGATCAAGGCACCACCTCAGAGGAACTCCTCGAGTCGGCTCTCGTCGCCAACATCCACCGACAAGACCTCGAAGAACTCGACGAAGCCCGAGCTCTTCAACGACTCCTGGCCATCCACGGAAGCCAGAGAGCCCTGGCCAAGCGGCTTCACCGCTCCCAGGGCTGGGTCTCACAGCGCCTCGCCCTGCTCAACCTGACCCCTGAACTTCAGTCCCGCATCGGCAGGGAATCCATCGACCTGCTGCGCGCAGTCGGCAACAAGCCCGCTGACCAACAGGAAGCAGCCCTGGAAGAACTGAAGGCGGAACGGGCCCGGAAGGACGAGAAGGCACGAGTCGCCAAGGCTGAAGAGAAGCAGCAAGCCAAGGACACATCCGCTGAAGGAGGTGCGGGCAAGAGCGTTGGTGATTACGCCGTAATCACCAACGTGCCGAACGAAGCGTCAGTGAGGGGGACGACTGCTGCAACACCAGAGGCAATCCCCGAACCGCGTTCGGACTCACCCGCACCAGCCACCAGCGAGAACGCGGCAGCCGAGGAAGCCCGGGTCCGCAAGGTGCCGTACGACGAGCCCGGTTCCCTCGCCATGCTCCTTGACCGGAAGATCCCTGCCGAAGACGTCTTCTTCGACCTGCTTCGGTTCCTCAGCACGAAGGCATTGGAGCGCAACCCGAGCCGACTCGGTGAACTGGCACGGTCGCTCGCTGAGCAGGCGGCCACGCGGGTCGACTGA
- a CDS encoding helix-turn-helix domain-containing protein — MVRHPLAPEQIEAGRRLGAALRSARAGRNPVEVALAAEISPETLRKIETGRLPTPAFGTIVRLSEVLGVPLAELAIVWRTDPALSKAS, encoded by the coding sequence ATGGTTCGCCATCCGCTCGCCCCCGAACAGATCGAGGCGGGCCGACGCCTCGGGGCCGCGTTGCGCTCCGCCCGGGCCGGACGCAACCCCGTCGAAGTGGCCTTGGCGGCAGAGATCTCGCCGGAGACCCTCCGCAAGATCGAGACCGGCCGGCTGCCGACGCCCGCGTTCGGCACCATCGTCCGGCTCAGCGAGGTACTTGGCGTACCACTGGCCGAACTCGCCATCGTCTGGCGCACCGATCCTGCCTTGAGCAAGGCCTCCTAG
- the map gene encoding type I methionyl aminopeptidase, with translation MIEHKSPKDIERMHVTGQFVGQVLAELADLAAVGVNLLDLEHHARRRIKERGAESCYWDYEPSFGKGPFRNVVCLSVNDAVLHGLPHSYKLRDGDLLTMDMAVGIDGWAADSACSVIVGTPAEEDLRLIEATEVALEAAIKVAHPGNRLGDISAAIGAVAAEYGYPVNLEFGGHGIGRTMHEDLHIPNDGRPGRGWKLRPGLTIAIEPWFAASTNKIVFDPDGWTIRSADGSRTAHSEHTVAITETGPLVLTRRPQSNKGLEDQRESSATGR, from the coding sequence GTGATCGAGCACAAATCTCCCAAAGACATCGAGCGTATGCACGTCACTGGACAGTTCGTCGGCCAGGTGCTGGCTGAGCTCGCTGACCTCGCCGCAGTGGGGGTCAACCTGCTGGACCTGGAGCATCACGCTCGCCGCCGGATCAAGGAGCGCGGCGCGGAGTCCTGCTACTGGGACTACGAGCCCTCGTTCGGCAAGGGCCCGTTCCGTAACGTGGTGTGCCTCTCGGTCAATGATGCTGTGCTGCACGGATTGCCGCACAGTTACAAGCTGCGCGACGGGGACCTGCTGACCATGGATATGGCGGTGGGCATCGATGGCTGGGCCGCGGACTCGGCCTGCTCCGTCATCGTCGGCACCCCGGCCGAGGAGGACCTGCGGCTGATCGAGGCCACCGAGGTCGCCCTGGAAGCCGCGATCAAGGTCGCCCACCCGGGCAACAGGCTCGGGGACATCTCGGCGGCCATCGGCGCGGTCGCTGCCGAGTACGGCTACCCGGTCAACCTGGAGTTCGGCGGTCACGGTATCGGCCGGACGATGCACGAGGACCTGCACATCCCCAACGACGGTCGCCCTGGACGCGGTTGGAAGCTGCGTCCCGGCCTGACGATCGCGATCGAGCCCTGGTTCGCCGCCAGCACCAACAAGATCGTCTTTGACCCGGACGGCTGGACGATCCGCTCGGCCGACGGCTCACGCACTGCTCATTCCGAGCATACGGTTGCCATCACCGAGACCGGCCCGCTCGTGCTCACCCGGCGCCCACAGAGCAACAAGGGGCTGGAAGACCAGCGGGAATCATCGGCGACCGGACGCTGA
- a CDS encoding SDR family oxidoreductase: MDALAGRTALVTGASRGIGRAIARRLAREGALVAVHYGRNEAAAQQTRELIVEEGGRAFAVGAELGVPGDIEALYAGLEEGLAAQGTEPCLDILVSNAGISGSARIHEVTPELFDRLFAVNTKSPFFLVQRGLKNLRDGGRIIIISSAATRVAYPRSVVYAMAKGALNTFTLALARELGPRGITVNAVSPGFVETDMNVEKRVTAEATAALAALSVFNRVGQPADIADVVAFLASDASRWITGQCLDASGGSRL; the protein is encoded by the coding sequence ATGGATGCACTAGCCGGAAGAACCGCGCTCGTCACCGGAGCCAGCCGCGGAATAGGCAGGGCGATCGCGCGCAGGCTGGCCCGGGAGGGGGCCTTGGTCGCGGTCCACTACGGCCGGAACGAGGCGGCCGCGCAGCAGACCCGGGAGCTGATCGTCGAGGAGGGCGGGCGAGCCTTCGCCGTCGGCGCCGAACTGGGGGTGCCCGGTGACATCGAAGCCCTGTACGCCGGGCTGGAGGAGGGGCTGGCCGCCCAGGGAACAGAGCCATGCCTCGACATCCTCGTCAGCAATGCGGGCATCAGCGGATCCGCACGCATCCACGAGGTGACACCCGAGCTGTTCGACCGGCTGTTCGCCGTGAATACCAAGTCCCCCTTCTTCCTCGTTCAGCGAGGCCTGAAGAACCTGCGGGACGGAGGCCGGATCATCATCATTTCGTCGGCGGCCACGCGGGTGGCGTACCCCCGGTCCGTGGTGTACGCGATGGCCAAGGGAGCCCTCAACACCTTCACGCTGGCCCTGGCCAGGGAACTCGGCCCGCGAGGCATCACGGTGAACGCGGTCAGCCCCGGGTTCGTGGAGACCGACATGAACGTGGAGAAGCGGGTCACGGCGGAGGCCACCGCGGCACTCGCCGCCCTGTCCGTCTTCAACCGGGTCGGCCAGCCGGCCGACATCGCCGACGTCGTCGCCTTCCTGGCATCGGACGCGTCCCGCTGGATCACCGGCCAGTGTCTCGACGCCAGCGGCGGCTCCCGTCTCTGA
- a CDS encoding ParA family protein: MSSPVTSSDREKVVSKLPGWLRQNLKIRAAQHGIEIQSAVERGISDWCDLASTTANIDTAGADSFSTFLPPGQWEEFRQTAVDRRVSLIQGLAQSVQLWLDTNPAPDIQRPAVTRRIIVCNQKGGVGKTAITAGLGEALAEDPNTLHPVRIAKALSKALRASQTHADETGPDGDPLDIENLPGPGLRVLLIDFDPQCHLTNQLGATPLPMNGDSLTNHMAGDPKGDIRDLIVSVDADTFAGRLHLLPACNDAFLLDVRLSAVRAREAALERALAPLEADYDVIIVDCPPSLGLSMDAAAYYGRRRNGEKPGQSGALIVVQAEDSSADAYELLTAQIDDLRSDLQVDMDYLGIVVNLYDSRRGYIATSSLQGWVDIKDPRVVGLIGDLKEQKEAVRVKKPLLSYAPKSQQAVGMRALAREVL; this comes from the coding sequence ATGAGTTCGCCAGTCACCTCCAGCGACCGCGAGAAGGTCGTCTCCAAACTGCCGGGATGGCTCCGGCAGAACCTCAAAATCAGAGCCGCTCAGCACGGCATCGAGATCCAGTCCGCCGTCGAACGGGGCATCAGCGACTGGTGCGACCTGGCTTCCACCACCGCGAACATCGACACCGCCGGTGCCGACTCCTTCTCAACCTTCCTGCCACCCGGCCAGTGGGAAGAGTTTCGGCAGACCGCCGTCGACCGGCGCGTCTCACTCATCCAGGGCCTCGCCCAGTCCGTCCAGCTCTGGCTCGACACCAACCCGGCACCGGACATCCAGCGGCCGGCGGTCACCCGCCGCATCATCGTCTGCAACCAGAAGGGCGGAGTCGGCAAGACAGCCATCACTGCCGGATTGGGCGAGGCACTGGCTGAAGACCCGAACACACTCCACCCTGTACGTATCGCGAAGGCTCTCAGCAAGGCACTGCGTGCGAGCCAGACACATGCCGACGAGACCGGGCCGGACGGTGATCCGCTCGACATCGAGAACCTGCCCGGGCCCGGACTGCGGGTGCTGCTCATCGACTTCGACCCGCAGTGCCACCTCACCAACCAACTCGGCGCCACACCACTCCCGATGAACGGGGACAGCCTCACCAACCACATGGCAGGTGACCCCAAGGGCGACATCCGCGACCTCATCGTCTCCGTCGACGCCGATACTTTCGCCGGCCGGCTTCACCTCCTGCCCGCCTGCAACGACGCGTTCCTGCTCGATGTGCGTCTGTCCGCCGTCCGGGCCCGAGAGGCCGCGCTGGAGCGTGCTCTCGCCCCACTTGAAGCCGACTACGACGTCATCATCGTCGACTGCCCGCCCAGCCTCGGCCTCAGCATGGACGCCGCCGCCTACTACGGTCGTCGGCGCAACGGGGAAAAGCCCGGCCAGTCCGGTGCCCTGATCGTCGTCCAGGCCGAAGACAGTTCCGCCGACGCCTACGAACTGCTCACCGCGCAGATCGACGACCTCCGCAGTGACCTTCAGGTGGACATGGATTATCTCGGCATCGTCGTCAACCTGTACGACTCCCGCCGCGGCTACATCGCCACCTCATCCCTTCAGGGATGGGTGGACATAAAGGATCCCAGGGTCGTCGGACTCATCGGAGATCTCAAGGAACAGAAGGAAGCCGTCCGAGTGAAGAAACCCTTGCTTTCCTACGCGCCCAAGTCGCAGCAGGCAGTCGGCATGCGTGCCCTGGCCAGGGAGGTCCTGTGA